The following proteins come from a genomic window of Nicotiana tomentosiformis chromosome 12, ASM39032v3, whole genome shotgun sequence:
- the LOC138902371 gene encoding uncharacterized protein, with protein sequence MARALEGPMGGLSKTPELRPSEADADVPPFVDPSASILHHESFLQYRFEVNQLELEIKELAQKRDMYKLLSEQHEEVAKNFQAELDAAQKEHTDLVEKVKVFEVRNKGPVAEANNNTSQVQQKIDQIDQLRKEMDEIQVMADGWKNKMDLLASEKETAEAKMSSVEVQLRVAKEKADAWARQNEDLQAQLGSAIAERDALGKELEITMSKLEATLVDTDEMVAQYKADFKAAEARLKTTAEYMRRLSRWETVEEILARGFDLSTEIEEAKRLEVEAKRLDEHLGEEGSEGSEESEYPDSSGDELGSGEYRAEMP encoded by the exons ATGGCGCGGGCTCTTGAAGGGCCAATGGGAG GTTTGTCTAAAACACCTGAACTTAGGCCTTCGGAAGCGGATGCAGATGTGCCCCCGTTTGTTGATCCTTCC GCCTCGATTCTTCACCACGAGAGTTTCCTCCAATATCGTTTTGAAGTCAATCAACTCGAGCTCGAGATCAAGGAGCTTGCCCAGAAAAGGGATATGTACAAGCTCCTTAGCGAGCAGCATGAGGAGGTCGCCAAGAACTTCCAGGCTGAGCTAGATGCGGCTCAGAAGGAGCATACCGACTTGGTGGAAAAGGTAAAGGTTTTCGAAGTTAGAAATAAAGGTCCGGTCGCCGAGGCTAACAACAATACttcgcaggtccaacagaagatcgacCAGATCGACCAACTCCGCAAGGAGATGGATGAGATTCAAGTGATGGCTGACGGGTGGAAAAATAAGATGGACCTGCTGGCCTCGGAGAAGGAGACTGCCGAGGCCAAGATGTCTTCGGTGGAAGTTCAACTTCGAGTGGCGAAGGAGAAGGCTGATGCATGGGCCCGACAAAATGAGGACCTCCAAGCTCAACTAGGCTCGGCCATTGCTGAACGGGATGCCCTTGGCAAGGAGCTTGAAATAACGATGTCCAAGTTAGAAGCAACCTTGGTTGATActgacgagatggtggcccagtacaaggcTGACTTTAAAGCAGCCGAGGCCCGCCTAAAGACTACCGCCGAGTATATGAGGCGGCTTTCCCGATGGGAGACCGTAGAGGAAATACTTGCTCGAGGCTTCGACCTATCTACCGAAATCGAAGAGGCAAAAAGACTTGAGGTCGAGGCCAAGAGGCTAgacgaacacctaggtgaagaaGGCTCTGAGGGCTCTGAAGAATCCGAATACCCTGACAGTTCTGGTGACGAGTTGGGTTCCGGTGAATACCGGGCGGAGATGCCTTag